The following DNA comes from Naumovozyma castellii chromosome 4, complete genome.
CTATTCCCATAAAGAAATAGCCGTAGTTGAAATGCGAGATCCATTCAACTGAACAAAGAAGATAGAGGAACATTAGAAAGGAAATAGAATTAAGGATTGAATACTACCATGATGTTGATAGGACGTAGTATACGGTCCTCGATGGGTTTCTGTCTTTGTGCCACGAGGGGTTATTCTAGTGGACCCAGGCCTAAAAAGCTTAGATATCCCAAGAAGAATGCCTCATCTTACGCTTCTTCTGGGAAGAAATCAATGAAATTAGCTAGAACTGTAGCTCCCTCCACTGCATTGAAGACACGTGTTCTAAGAACAGGTAAGATCAATcataaaaacaaaagaacTAATTCTGCATCTTCCAAGAATAGTGACGAGCCTAAATCCTTTAAGTATGGGGAGTTTGGAGGGTTGAAAGAGGTGTCTGAAACGGATATACAGAAGGACATTTCTATAATCGAAAAGattgataattttgatgCCTTAAAGATTTTACCCATAGTGAGAGATTCAATAAGATCGATCATTGCCAATGAATCCTCATTTAAGAGTTCTGAACCAGGAAAGACTGCAATGACCAAAGATGATATCAAACCGTCACCAGTTCAAATTCTTGCAATAAGAAAGCTGgccaagaaattgatggAACCCAAGTTGCAATTGCATGCCATTGCTGCAGAGACAGGTTCAGGAAAGACAATGGCTTATTTAATTCCTTTACTAGATTATCTGAAAAGGGTAGAAATAGAAACTCCAGATGTTTGGGAAAAGCTAAAGGATAGGTCAATCATAAGATCGGTTATACTGGTACCCACACATGAGCTAGTTCAACAGGTTTATGATACAATATTGCAAACGGAACAATCTCTAAATCTACACACATATAAATGGTCAAGTGGTACTTCTCATGAAGAATTTCTTGCTAAACTAAAAGATAGAATTGATATATTGGTCACAACCCCAGCAAAACTactttctttatttaaaattagaATGATTAGTAGACCAGATAAGATATTATCTCAGGTTAAATTTGTGGTTCTAGATGAAGCTGATACTTTACTTGACAGATCATGGGTAGAAGACACACACGAAATTATAAAGAGAATGCCAAACACTAatcatttgttgttttgttCTGCTACTATACCTAATGAATTCAACAAGACTATAACCCGTTTGTTTCCCAGCGTGACACCCATCGTTACTCCAAGATTACATAAACTTCCGCAGGCATTAAACTTCAAGATTATAAATGCTTCATTAAATCCATTCAAAGGCTCGAAAATGAAGGCACTGGCACAGATATTATACGCCATTGCCAATGATGGTACTGAACCTGGATATGAAAAACGAagtattatttttgttaatgaaaagaagcATGTCTCTAAGGTAgtagaattattaaatgaacaATATGGACATAATGCTATTGCCCTAACAGGAGACGATAAACCAGatgaaagaataaaaaaactGGAAAGCTTTATGTCTGCtccaaaattattaaaaggTGTGACTCCAATAGCAGAGGAAGGAGATGACACCAAACCGACAGAGATGAAAATACCAAACTCAAACATAACTATTGGTTCCATTGAGAATGAACATATATCTGGAAACAATAAATCTGTAAATAAAATCTTAAAACTTCTTGTCACTACGGATTTGATGGCTAGAGGTTTGAACTTCCAGGGGATAAAGAACGTTATCCTCTACGATGTACCGAAGACCTCAATTGATTTAGTGCATAGGGCTGGGAGAACGGGTAGGATGAAACAGAGAGGGAGAGTCTTTATGATTATTGATAAGAAAACAAAGTCATGGGCTAAAGCTATTCCACTAATTCTCAGGAAGAACAAGTCATTGACCTGATTAAAATAGAACGAACAtgtaaatatataaatgtAAAATAATGATAGTTTTATTTCTCTGGGTTGTTatgaataaagaaatttaaaacGTTTTACTATTATGTGACGTTAATGTAAATGTTATAAGCCTTTTTTTAAATAGGCCGAATCGTAGAAGATATTGACACCATGGAATGGAAGAAAAGGCAGGTGTTAAACAAGACAAACCAAGGGAACTATTAACTAATAGCCCAGGATAAAAAAACTATAACACGATGGCTACAGAACCCAATAAGAAATTGTCAATTGCATTTATTCATCCAGATCTGGGGATCGGTGGTGCTGAAAGATTAGTGGTGGACGCCGCTTTAGGTTTACAAGAGCAAGGTAATGAAGTCATCTTTTATACGAGCCATTGTGATAAGAACCATtgttttgaagaaattaaagatggTACTCTAAAGTTTCAGGTCATTGGTGATCAATTACCAACGACATTAGGTGGTAAATTTTACATTGTTTTTGCCAACTTAAGACAACTTTATTTGACGTTTAAGCTATTGTTCACTAAAGAGGCCAAGAAGCACGATGTCTTTATTGTTGATCAATTGTCAACATGCGTTCCCTTTTTACACAAGTATACAACCGCTGATATTCTATTTTATTGTCATTTCCCCGATCAATTATTAGCGTCAAGAACAAATAtaatcaagaaattatatcGTGTTCCCTTTGATCTACTTGAGCAATTCACAATCAGTGCGGCTGATATGGTTGTGGTGAATTCTAACTTTACCAAATCAATGTATTACAGTGCGTTTAATCTTTTGCAAAACGAACCTGATGTCGTGTATCCATGTGTAGATCTAGATTTTTCACCAATCGACCAAAGAGATAAACAGTTATTGGGTCATTTATTGGCACctaatgataaattctATTTGAGTATTAATAGATATGAactgaagaaaaacatTGTTCTTGCGTTAAAGGCCTTTGCGCTTTCCAATGAATTCAGCAACGATAACGCTAAACTGATCATATGTGGTGGTTATGATGAACGTGTGAGTGAAAATGTTCAATGCTTAAAGCAACTACAGAGAGAAGCTGAATGTCTAAAAATATCTTACTCCACGATTAATTATccagaatttgaaaagaataatgatttggatCTCTTCAATACAACACATAGTAAAGTAATATTTTTGACTTCAATTTCTACATCTTTAaaggaattattattaagcAAGACAGAATTATTACTGTATACACCATCTAATGAGCATTTCGGTATTGTCCCATTGGAGGCTATGAAACATGGAAAGCCTGTATTGGCTACCACTAGCGGGGGTCCATTGGAAACAGTGGAGACTTTAATACCTGGTAAGAATGATAACATTGCCACTGGCTGGTTAAGAGCACCAATTCCGGAAGTATGGGCAAAGGTAATTGATGAAAGTAAAAGATACAAAGAAGGGGGtaaatcaaaatttgaaaatagtGGCCCTAGTAGAGTTTCTAGAATTTTTTCTCGTAGAACAATGACCAGATCTTTGGAAGATATCATCGATAAAATGTTATGGAGAAAGAGAACGGTTTATCCATGGGAAACTGTCATCGGTccttttttcaatttgatgTTACAATTCATTTTTACTAAATTATTCCCAGGGTCTAACTGGCCTTACATTTTGTTGGCAACAGTCGCTCTTCTCATGAAAGATTATATGTCACTCATCTATTGGGTATTTGCATACTCCACcttaaatttcttcatagAGTAATGATTAAACACCACCTTTAACGTTacaatatatttaaaaacATGAACTATAAAATAAGTTTTAAGTCTATAGATTATAGATAGAAATTATTCTCTTTAGTTAACGAATATctaattgattattttttagtttAATTGACCCGACCTCCATATCCATTTACAGAATTTCCTATTCCAACGTTGACACGACCACCAACCATGTTACCCACCTGCTGTTGATTTGAGTTCATTGGTGGTGAATTACCAATATTTACCGGAGTACCAGGTGAAGTAGAACCATTTATATTAGATGAACTTTCCATAAGTTTTGTTGCGTTTGCCAAATGGAAGGCGgcatcttcaaatttctgttgttgtatttgttgttgtcgTAGTTTCTGCTGTTGAAGTTGAATCTCCTGTGGTGTCAAACCTTTGTCGCCAGTTGCCATATTTCCAGTGTTATTCATTGTATTAGTTGGGTTGACGTTCTGGTTATATCCATTATCAGATGAGACAGTGGCTTGAGCCCGTATCTGTGGTTGACCTTGTGATTGCTGTTGatgctgctgctgttgtaactgctgttgttgtagCTGCTGCtgaaattgttgttgctgttgcttCTTTTGAGCCAGCATTTGAGCTTGTAGAAttcgttgttgttgtaatttttgtaattgttgAGGTGATAAATTGTGAGCAGCTATTTGATTTATAGGTTGAGGGGTACGTATACGGAATTTGTATTCGGTGGTTCTATCCAGATCCAAGCAACCAACTCTAGAATGTATTGATCCATATCCTGGTGTTGTATAACCGGGCTTGATAGAAAAAGACGAAGCAAACATTTCTCTCATTCTGAAATACTTGGTTCTACCTCTAGTTGATGAGACGACAGTAGATTCCAATGGGAGAGGGAAAGATCTGGAAACACCGTTCAATACTTGTGTTGTCTCTTCTTCTGGCGtcaaatttgaagttgGATCAGTAAGGTTCTTATCATTAGCTCTAGAAGAATTTCTATTGTCTCCACCCCTCCCTCTTGCAGAGCTGGTCTCTCTCTGTTTACTGTTGGCCAATTTCTTTTGCCTCTTCTGTTGCTgtaataatcttttttgCTCCTTCTGTTCCTTTTGTATTTgcttttgtaatttctgTAATTCTTGTTGTTTGGCACGCTTCTCGGCAGCAGCACCAATCTTGGTTTGATGTTCCTTATGATACTCCGCTAGTAGGAAATCAAAAGTTTGAGTTCTTCCTTCAACAGCTCTTTTTGCACCCATTGAATGTGACTTACAAGTCAAAGATCTGGCACAGTAGCCACCTTCTGGTAATTGAACACCACATTgtttatcaaaatcaattaaatgTTTGTCTGTTGGATTTCTTTGTTTGATCTTCCGTTGTTTCTTGACCTTCTTTGTCTTGGAGGATGAGGTCCCAGTTGAGcttttaaatttctttgaatctGGTCCTTGACTTTGACTGTCATCGTCGTCGTCatcgtcgtcatcatcgtcgtcatcgtcatcatcgtcgtcatcatcttcttcatcatcgtcattatcatcattgttATCACGAGTGGTATCTGATGAAGGTGGTGGTCTCTTCCCCGTGTAATTCAAGTGGTCTATAGTTTTCCCTGGTCCAGGTAATTGCTGGTTTGTCGATTCAGATTTAACTTCCGGAGTTTCGTCTCTTAAAGTGGTAGCTTCAGAGGAAGTAGTCGCGGTCTTCGAATctaaaattgaacaattattttccaaatgatCCACTAATGCAGTCAATTTAATCGGCTTCCCGCATTTCTTACATACTCTAAATTCCGATAATGATTCCAATGGAGCTTCGATGATATGAGCATCTCTACGAAAATACTTGGCTTTACTTTCAGGATTTATGCTTTGTGATTGAGccaaattatttttggCCGTGGATAAAAGATGTCTCCAACCAGCATTATCGGAATCTGGAAACTTTTCCATTGTATCAGGCTTAATACCTTTAATTTCCCTTGAGTCAACGTCCATATTTACTGATCAGCGAGTGAGGgagtattttttttttggagtatttcaaagatatcTTGATTTTCCCACTTTGGTTTGGTTACTTGGCTTTATAGAGGTTTGAAGAACCAGAATACTTGTGTTCCAGTGCAGTTCTTCTCCTTGCTTGGATGCTGTCCCTGTTCTTAATCGAGCTCGATGGATACATTTCAGTAAGTTTCActatcatttgaatttcaatCTCATAAATTCCATCTCCGGGTAAGTTTTAATGTGCTGTCGATGAAAGAACATACTAAGCAGATAAAATAGTGAAGGTGGCTCACTAAGTAGGTGCGTTGGTTAATGTCTTAAGCTCTATATATAATAGTATgtatattttataaattaAGCACCAAAAAAAGTCAACATTGAACATTCTGTTTGCCCGTATTGCATCTTACAAGATAACCATTggaatcatcatctttcAATGGTGCGTTCACCCTAATATAGGAGCTCCATGGACTACATGTGGTTCCACTCATTTTGCTCATTGTACAATCCTGTTTCTGATAGTCTGCCCATAGTAAATGTTGCCTGTACCATACCTGTCCTACGGACCCCCCAGGAATATTACAAGTGTCTTTACCTGATCGTTCCAACAAATAAGTAGTGTTGTTACCTAGGGTCGCCACAACGAACCCCCATGGCAAATCCTTTCCGGTGGTATGACTCCATTGGTAGTTGTATGACCAATCCAAATCAATAGAACTACTACCAGACTCCGACTCAGTGTGAAAACAAGGGGAAATTGGGTACCATCGAGACCACCAGTGCCCAGATTTAGCTAGTTGCCATTGGTTCCATGACTGGGAATTAGCAGTCTCTGAATTTTTTATATCTGTGATAACGAAGCCTGTATCGGTATTAACTAGCATGGAATCCGTACCAGCATAATTGGGAATGAGCTTGGGTAATTCCTCAGCAgatgagaagaaaataaaattgcCTTTGTCAGTTGCTATCGTGGACCCCACTTGCCAACCTGAATCAATTCCATCTATGGCAGAATCGATTCGAAATACTGGTGATCTCCCATTGTTAGGTATTAGTCTTGCTTCAACGTCAGCAAAGATAGTGAGTAAAAGACAGATGGCaaacttcatcaaataGAGCTAAATCTTTTGTAATGTGGAGCTTTCAGTATGCTCTCTGGTCCATTTGTCAGTCCTGTACTGTTGAAGAAAGTAAACttattctttaaaagaAAAGCATTTCCTTATACGTAATGTGTGGACCCTTCTCTTCTGCGGGGTTTTCTGTGGGGGACCCTCGAGcgaaataaataatagaCAATTTGCTGACGTCATCGTTGAAAACCATCTTTCACATTTGAATAAAGTATACAAAAGTTATCAAAGTAGGTGATCAGATATGGGGATCAACCTGGTGCTCTGCATCCATAGGTATGTTGACCAATATTCTGTTCTGTTTAGAAACGAACTATTCAAAACGAAGTTTTTACTTTAATTACAAAATAGTCATATGATAGTCTATAAATTACACTGTGATTTACCTTGCAACTTCTTATATTGCTCAGCAACATAATCCACTAACTGGTATGCCACAGCAGTATTCCCCGGTAGGTAGCTTCCGTCTCTGAATGGTACGATCATACCGCCCTTATAATTTGCATGGGCTTCCATCAATTCTTCAGTATCCACCCATTGTGCTTCTGCTAATTCAGGATCATGGCCTAAATCAATCTTCTCATTCACTCCATTGAAATCCACAAAGCCAATGCAACCGATCATCAAGTTCACGGGAGGCCAAGGTTGCGTGCAAACCATAGATACTTCATCACATTTCATCCCAGTCTCTTCCCATATCTCTCTAGCAGCAGCATGTTCTACAGTCTCGGAACATTCCATGAAACCTGCAACTAATCCATATAACACCACATCATGATACTTTCTCTTCGATCTAGCAATACAAACCTTACTAAAGTCTCTCGAGACAATGGCAATGATTACCACAGGGTCTGTTCTTGGGAAGCAAATATTGTTCACCTTATGATCCCTAACATCGCATTTAACATTCATATCCTCGTTGGAACAGCGTAACTTTGTACCAGCATCAATAGGATAAATTACGGACCCACAACCAGGGCAGAATTTATACTTGGTCAACCAATCCAAATACATCTTAGCATGAGAATAGAGACTTGCAGCTCCATTGGCTAGctcaaataatgaaggtCCTCTCAATAATTGAGAATATTTCTCGAACGTAGCAATATCCTTGGGTTTAATTATAGTTTTTTCATCGACAACAAAGTTTATACCATAGTATGGAATTCCCTTATATTCATCCTTGTAAGTCAAAAAATCAGTGGAAGTTGATTCCAATAGGCCAAGGAACGTTAAACTGACACCAGAGGCATCTAATCTTGATTCCTTAGTATTCAATAACGGGATCATGGTTTCGATGACATGTCGCATAGCAGCATCTTCAGATACCGTTACAGTAAGCAAGTCATTATCGGAGAGTAGTGCCTCACCTTTTATGAATGGAATGACAACAGTAGATTTATGAGTCAAAGTCTGCCTGATAAAGTCTTCATCGTGTCTTAAGAATGACACTCTGTTGAGATCTGATTGACCAAAATAGGTTTCTGTGTTATTAGTTTCGAACATGTTCTACAATGTTGGTGGTTGATGTAGTAAAAGGCTCCTCAATGGTGGTAAAGAACTGCTCGAGGACTTTCAACTATATGGTACTTTTGAAGATGTGCAATGGAAGTGTTAAAAGTTTCAAAGGCGATGATTTACTTTCCGCTCACCGAAATCGGTGTTTGTAGATTCGATGTGCTTAGACGAACAATGAAGATAAAAGTATAGAATAGTTTCATTTATATTATGGGAAAAAGAATCTGGCAAGCAAGattatttcttcaaatagAATAGCattaaagaagagaagCAGTTTTCCATTTATAGCTTATCTTATCCTGCAGCGATAACTAAAGTATCAGCGCTGATAAATCAGACtttgtttctttcaataaagtGACAAATGGTACTACGGTCTTTGATAGATATgcagtttcttcaaacaCCTCAACTGTCATGGCTTTGAGGAGGAACAAGTCAAATTTAAcataaaaaataaattcttaCACGCCTAGAAATGCCAAGTGCTGCACAGTGTACTGTTGAGAGTTTCTCGAGCCTGATATTCTGCCCTCAATGTAATAGGTTTTTAACTTACTGAGGGTAGTAATGTTGGAATCTTGCTTTTATGGATACCCAaacttttttcaatattggATGTTCCAAATCACTTGGTTGAAGTGTCAATTATAAACGAAACAGCCACAACTATTCTCAACACAAGGCAAACTATCGCTATTCAAAAAGAAGCAATCTTATAAACGAGGTAATCATTTCACCAACTCCTCTTGGCCacaataaatttaacaaaGTAAATAATGCACCATATTCGATGGTTGGTTGCATACAGGTCTTTGACTTTCACGACACGACATTCTTCTATCGTCCAAAAGTTTGAGGAGCATCAACAACCAAATGCTGTCAGAAGtgaataaatgaaaaatgcTATTGAATAAATACTTGATAtgtataatatatttgtaCGACTGATTTGTATCACCCTTTTCTACGTTTTCTTCTTGCGATTATAACTTTTATAATTATTCGTGTATGAACGTTTGGATCcataattattttgtttgGGGCGTAATTGGGTCGATTCGGCAGAGTTTGATGCAGATTTAAATTGGGCGTCACGTAATTGGTTTACAATGGCTTGATTATACTGTTCCTCATCAGGATCCAAACTAAAGTAATGAGATTTTGTGCCACTAGAATTTTGAGAGTTCAGTTCAGGGATACTACTACCATTACTTAACACAATACTATCCTTATTGTTGGAAATGTTTCTTCTATTTTTCCTGAGATTCAGTATTGTCgatttgaaatatttaaatttcttacGTTGTCTTTCTCCTATACTTGGAATAGACGAAAATTGTTCGGGGGTAACTGGAAGAATGGTAgctaatttctttaatgcTACATCTGAGAGGAAATTCATTACAGGAGGATTCATTCTATTACCAAGTCCAAGCGACACTTCTCTTAATTTGTTATATGCAGCGGTTATATCTATTAGCTCTTGAGTAGATCTTGATTCTGTGTTATTTTGTAAGGATATTGGTCTTGCAACTTCTGTGTTATTTCCTCTATAAGAAAAGGAGCTCAATTGTTTTGCACTAATAAATGCAGGTTTGGGGACCATTTGCTCACTTCTTGAGGAAGACATTCGACTAGGTGAAGGTCTACTTGCCTCATTTGATGAAGGTGTCCTTGTACCTGCtgaggaagatgatgtAAATTGCATTGCAACATCCAATTTCCCGTCGAgcaatttttttgaattgggCCCAACTTTAACGTAACTTGCCGCAAACCCACCATTATTCATGATTGAATATTCTTGAAGTATACGTATGGTGACTAAATGAAAAAAGATTCTTTCGATATCGGATTTTGACATTTTTTTGCCAAGTCCATACTGCTCAAGGTTGGTATATCCTGATTGGATGATCTTTGAACTTCTTGAACCCTTAACAATGTCTTGGCATTGGATTAGAGTAACTCTATCGTTTTGGATAGCTTCCACCAgagaaataatttttttggaaatctCAGTGATATCTCTTTCTTCTGTAATAACGTGTGCGCTATTTTTACAGTTATCACAATTTTTGTGACATAATTTAGAatcaaaatcttcattaaaataTGATAAAACCAGTTTTCTTCTACAGTCTGTCATATTATCACAATACGACATTACTTGTTGTAATTTGTTCAAATGTTTCTCTTTATTTTGTCTATCCAAGTTTTCATCCTTTTGAATCATTGTTTGCATGGTTCTTACATCGCGAAATGAGAAATAAGTGATACAATATGAGAATTTACCGTCTCTACCCGCACGACCAGTTTCTTGATAATACCCTTCTAAAGTACGTGGGACGGTAAAATGATATACAAATCGGACATCAGGCTTATCAATACCCATTCCGAATGCCACTGTCGCACAAATTACTTGAATTTCATCAGCTTGCCATGCCTTTTGTACTTTCAATCTATCGTCTGGCTCCATACCTGCATGATAAAATGCACATTTGATACCTTGtctttgtaatttatcAGAGGTTTGTTCACAGGAATTCTTAGAATGACAATAAATAATCCCAGTTTGATTTCTGAACTTGGTTTTAATAGAATCAATAATCTCAAAAATGGCGTTCTTGGTTTTTTTCTTGACTTCATAGTAAAGATTGGTTCTATTAAAACTTTGTTTCAAGAAAACTGGATCTTTCAACTCTAAATTATGAATAATATCCATACGAACTTGTTCACTCGCTGTCGCAGTTAATGCAATCATTGGCACGTCTGGATATTCtctcttgaaatatttaagCTCTTTATAGTCTGGTCTAAAATCATGACCCCAATTGGAAACACAATGTGCCtcatcaacaacaatacgTGCTAATTTACCATCAGAATGAAGTTTACTAATAGCCCTTTTACATTGTTCAGATGCGCTAATCATTTCTGGAGATATATAGATTAGATCCAATAACCCatgaatgaataaattgaagGTTTGTTTCCTCTGTTCTGCGGTACCTTTTGAACTAAACATACAAGCTTTAATATCTTTTGCTAGGAGATGTTCCACTTGATCTTGCATTAGTGAAATTAGTGGAGAAATAACTATGGTGGTACCTTTTGTTTTACCCGATTTAACCACGGCCGGTAATTGGTAGCATAACGACTTACCACCACCTGTAGGCATCAACACAAAGACGTCTTTACCACTTAACGTGGCGTCTACTGCTTCTAATTGATTCGATCTAAATCCAGGTAATTTGAAAACCTCATGCAGTTTAAAGTCGACTTCATCTGACCATGGGTGTCTTGGTGAGGTTGTTGAATTATGATTTTTTTTAGTGTGGTCGGATGCAATTTCATTCAGTAAGGAAAAatcgtcatcgtcatcatcgtcatcatcatcaggAAAATCGAGTAATTTGTTCTTGGTTGGACTAATAAATGTATCCTTAGGTTCATTTTTGATTTTCACTGGTGACCAATCCTTGGCAACATCTTCTTGTAATTTCCTCTCAGctataattttcaaatcgTTATCTAGTTCCTCAATATTTACCATTTGAGTCccattttctctttcttcatcgAATTGCTCCAAGTCACTATCTGACAAATTAtcctcctcatcatcatcttcattttcatcactATTAATAAGCTCCAAATCAGAATGTGATATTGACAATTGAGTATTGTTGATATTATTCGTTCTTGTGTTGTGAAGATTTGGCATACTATCCTCGATAATTAtatccaattcatcttcctcatccaACAAGTCAATTATGGGCTCGTCACTATCGTTGATAATTTCATCGTGATCAACCATGTCATTAGTAGGTGCTGGCATGGGTAATTCCTTTAGAGGTGATGAATTAATAAGTTCTATATTTTCCCCTTCGGAATCATCTTTGTAGGGAGCATCTTGATCAGGTGCATCATTTATGacaaattccaaatcacTTTGGTTTAACCTTTCATCTCTTTCTTCGTCCCTAGTTGTCATATAACTTGAGGCATCGTCATCTTCCGCATCCATTGTATTTTCATGTTGAGTGCTTTCAATTGTTGCGTCTAGTTTCCCCAGTTTATAATCAAATGGATCATCTTTTTCAGGAATTCTGTAATTTATTCTATCATGTCTTTCTCGTAGAGGTCgttgtggtggtggtgtCGGTATAGAATTATGAATCACTGATTGTTGTGAAAGTATGGTTGGTTCTTCATTGGAAGTTTCGTCATTATCTTCAAGCACTTCTATGAGACCCTCCGTGCTTCTCATCTGTCCCTGTAAGTTGGACGGTGTTCCTGTTGATTCTATAATTGGGTGAGCG
Coding sequences within:
- the SGS1 gene encoding ATP-dependent DNA helicase SGS1 (ancestral locus Anc_6.278), which translates into the protein MSARTKPSHNLRREHKWLKETNVLQHDRDLVLQVINKNITHKRIRSTADAITKQASPNFAGRNATNEADMIIPDSSSSIYQKDSNVVYSIDIDLEHNIPMLAPEQPLLPTITNMKPPQERVVNSTRKVSATIISNNLTELNIAQSSSTKDELISLQEALIKKLKDQSNTFSRKCSIMESTSLSEDNKKSQLSKEINPALIRLKSEISDLESRIEPLARKAKTESAHPIIESTGTPSNLQGQMRSTEGLIEVLEDNDETSNEEPTILSQQSVIHNSIPTPPPQRPLRERHDRINYRIPEKDDPFDYKLGKLDATIESTQHENTMDAEDDDASSYMTTRDEERDERLNQSDLEFVINDAPDQDAPYKDDSEGENIELINSSPLKELPMPAPTNDMVDHDEIINDSDEPIIDLLDEEDELDIIIEDSMPNLHNTRTNNINNTQLSISHSDLELINSDENEDDDEEDNLSDSDLEQFDEERENGTQMVNIEELDNDLKIIAERKLQEDVAKDWSPVKIKNEPKDTFISPTKNKLLDFPDDDDDDDDDDFSLLNEIASDHTKKNHNSTTSPRHPWSDEVDFKLHEVFKLPGFRSNQLEAVDATLSGKDVFVLMPTGGGKSLCYQLPAVVKSGKTKGTTIVISPLISLMQDQVEHLLAKDIKACMFSSKGTAEQRKQTFNLFIHGLLDLIYISPEMISASEQCKRAISKLHSDGKLARIVVDEAHCVSNWGHDFRPDYKELKYFKREYPDVPMIALTATASEQVRMDIIHNLELKDPVFLKQSFNRTNLYYEVKKKTKNAIFEIIDSIKTKFRNQTGIIYCHSKNSCEQTSDKLQRQGIKCAFYHAGMEPDDRLKVQKAWQADEIQVICATVAFGMGIDKPDVRFVYHFTVPRTLEGYYQETGRAGRDGKFSYCITYFSFRDVRTMQTMIQKDENLDRQNKEKHLNKLQQVMSYCDNMTDCRRKLVLSYFNEDFDSKLCHKNCDNCKNSAHVITEERDITEISKKIISLVEAIQNDRVTLIQCQDIVKGSRSSKIIQSGYTNLEQYGLGKKMSKSDIERIFFHLVTIRILQEYSIMNNGGFAASYVKVGPNSKKLLDGKLDVAMQFTSSSSAGTRTPSSNEASRPSPSRMSSSRSEQMVPKPAFISAKQLSSFSYRGNNTEVARPISLQNNTESRSTQELIDITAAYNKLREVSLGLGNRMNPPVMNFLSDVALKKLATILPVTPEQFSSIPSIGERQRKKFKYFKSTILNLRKNRRNISNNKDSIVLSNGSSIPELNSQNSSGTKSHYFSLDPDEEQYNQAIVNQLRDAQFKSASNSAESTQLRPKQNNYGSKRSYTNNYKSYNRKKKT